A single Triticum dicoccoides isolate Atlit2015 ecotype Zavitan chromosome 2A, WEW_v2.0, whole genome shotgun sequence DNA region contains:
- the LOC119356777 gene encoding probable glutathione S-transferase GSTU6, translated as MAAGAAGGGSDELKLLGAWVSPFVHRVQVALHLKGLTGYEYAEEDLTNKSDLLLASNPVHTKVPVLLHAGKPVCESMLIVQYLDEAFPGSGPALLPADPHDRAVARFWAAYADDQFFASWIKAFVGTTDEERAAATEAAAAALQKMEGAFGECSKGKPFFGGDGPGYVDIALGGFVAWMRAFHAVAGVNLLDAARTPLLAAWADRFAALDAAKEVIPDVDRIAEFAKHGLLPLLQKLHSTKN; from the exons ATGGCGGCCGGAGCAGCGGGAGGAGGGAGTGACGAGCTCAAGCTGCTGGGGGCCTGGGTGAGCCCGTTCGTGCACCGGGTGCAGGTCGCGCTGCACCTCAAGGGGCTCACCGGCTACGAGTACGCCGAGGAGGACCTCACCAACAAGAGCGACCTCCTCCTCGCCTCCAACCCCGTCCACACCAAGGTCCCCGTGCTCCTCCACGCCGGCAAGCCCGTCTGCGAGTCCATGCTCATCGTGCAGTACCTCGACGAGGCCTTCCCCGGCTCCGGCCCCGCCCTCCTCCCCGCCGACCCCCACGACCGCGCCGTCGCGCGCTTCTGGGCCGCCTACGCCGACGACCAG TTCTTTGCGTCGTGGATCAAGGCGTTCGTGGGGACGACGGACGaggagagggcggcggcgacggaagCCGCGGCGGCAGCGCTGCAGAAGATGGAGGGCGCCTTCGGCGAGTGCTCCAAGGGCAAGCCCTTCTTCGGCGGCGACGGCCCGGGGTACGTGGACATCGCGCTCGGCGGGTTCGTCGCGTGGATGCGCGCGTTCCACGCGGTGGCCGGCGTGAACCTCCTGGACGCCGCCCGGACCCCGTTGCTGGCGGCCTGGGCGGACCGCTTTGCCGCGCTCGACGCCGCCAAGGAGGTCATCCCGGacgtcgaccgcatcgccgagttcGCCAAGCACGGTCTGCTGCCGCTGCTCCAGAAACTGCATAGTACGAAAAACTGA